The Maylandia zebra isolate NMK-2024a linkage group LG4, Mzebra_GT3a, whole genome shotgun sequence genome includes a window with the following:
- the vasnb gene encoding vasorin b: MGLSMERVSTMKIFHIPVIPFVFLLILPDGIFSSECPVDCSCSSGSIFCFQRRSSTMPKGVDPVTKSLYLFSNGIEGLTAEDFNGLQNLDMLDLSQNKLTHLPNRVFEPLISLRNLDLSSNQITHISEECFHGMKLLERLYLYSNHIKTIHPAAFNGLEHLIELKLQGNQLTSLPTLSMSHLLLLDLRFNTLPTLGPSDLQTPNLESLKLGGVGLTSLNEELITGLKNLHELDISENEIESFPSVLKETPGLIHLSLAGNPMGPVKVQDLQNLGELQELDISSLSLQGLPEEFSQLFPHLRKLTLAQNPFNCLCNLAWFPRWLRTQSITLEKTEETRCHFPPINAGKVLERLDHRDFGCPTTTTVTTSTVKTTTTQPALVTTFPTTTKVIPAPRASDNPTEKEGDSPDPPVPASPSSSINPDEENFCPSHNCLNGGTCHLDQRGQVMCTCPPGTSGMYCEIQNHHPPSPPDAEPHIPTVTADTLDISLREITGTSVLLDFHRYTEKQPNIHGIRLTYRNLSGPDRRQIQFNLPPTLLEYTLNGLNPNSTYMVCASPLRSPNGIDSVCTEVHTAPRILRGTIPLVEDPKLTKMLAPAIVILLLLILIAVAVGVVCYLRRKRTKGNLDLDCDPSQLELDGVKAGLDNGPLPQKQLQLMIPEPAVQSGNQEYEVLLLQDHCMSNNNISLHKPSCF; the protein is encoded by the coding sequence GCTGAGCATGGAGAGAGTCAGCACCATGAAGATCTTTCACATTCCTGTGATCCCCTTTGTGTTTCTCCTCATCCTTCCTGATGGCATCTTTTCTAGCGAATGCCCAGTAGATTGCAGCTGTTCTTCAGGATCCATTTTTTGTTTCCAAAGACGTTCCTCTACCATGCCAAAGGGAGTGGACCCAGTCACAAAAAGCCTCTACCTGTTTTCCAATGGGATTGAAGGCTTGACAGCTGAGGACTTTAATGGACTACAGAACCTGGACATGCTGGATCTCAGTCAAAATAAACTAACCCATCTTCCCAATCGGGTGTTTGAACCTCTGATTTCTTTGCGAAACCTGGACTTGTCATCCAACCAGATCACTCACATTTCAGAGGAATGCTTCCACGGTATGAAACTGCTTGAgcgtctttatttatatagtaatCACATCAAGACTATCCACCCTGCAGCCTTTAATGGCTTGGAGCACCTAATTGAACTCAAACTGCAGGGGAACCAGTTGACATCCCTTCCAACCCTATCAATGTCTCATCTGCTGTTGCTGGACCTTCGCTTTAATACTTTACCCACTTTGGGTCCTTCAGACCTTCAGACCCCAAACCTCGAGTCACTCAAATTGGGAGGTGTGGGGCTTACCAGTCTGAATGAGGAGCTCATAACTGGTCTGAAGAATCTCCATGAATTGGACATCTCAGAAAACGAAATCGAGTCTTTTCCCTCAGTGCTTAAAGAGACCCCAGGGCTGATTCACCTTAGCCTGGCTGGAAACCCAATGGGTCCTGTTAAGGTTCAGGACCTGCAGAACCTTGGGGAGCTGCAGGAGTTGGACATAAGCAGCCTCAGTCTGCAGGGCCTCCCTGAAGAGTTCTCCCAGCTATTCCCCCACCTCAGAAAGCTCACACTTGCACAAAATCCCTTCAACTGCCTCTGCAACTTAGCATGGTTCCCGAGATGGCTCAGAACCCAGAGCATCACCCTTGAGAAAACAGAGGAGACCCGCTGCCATTTCCCACCTATCAATGCTGGAAAGGTATTAGAAAGACTGGATCATAGAGATTTTGGCTGTCCTACCACAACCACTGTCACCACTAGTACTGTAAAAACAACTACCACCCAGCCTGCTCTAGTCACTACCTTCCCAACAACTACTAAGGTAATTCCCGCTCCTCGGGCCAGTGACAACCCCACTGAAAAAGAAGGTGATTCTCCGGACCCCCCTGTTCCTGCGTCCCCCAGTAGCAGCATAAACCCAGACGAGGAGAATTTCTGTCCCTCTCACAACTGTCTGAATGGGGGTACTTGTCATTTGGACCAACGTGGTCAGGTAATGTGCACCTGTCCACCTGGTACCTCTGGCATGTACTGTGAAATCCAAAACCATCACCCACCTTCACCACCTGATGCAGAACCCCACATACCAACTGTCACTGCAGACACACTCGACATCAGCTTGCGTGAGATAACCGGAACTTCTGTCCTCCTGGACTTTCATCGCTACACTGAAAAGCAGCCTAACATCCATGGAATCCGTTTAACCTACCGCAATCTCTCTGGACCAGATCGCAgacaaattcaattcaatctcCCTCCAACCTTGCTGGAGTACACACTTAACGGCCTGAATCCTAACTCCACCTACATGGTGTGTGCCAGTCCATTAAGGTCCCCCAATGGCATAGACAGCGTCTGCACCGAGGTCCATACAGCCCCTCGAATCCTTAGAGGCACTATTCCACTGGTTGAGGATCCAAAGCTAACCAAAATGCTGGCCCCTGCAATTGTGATCCTGCTACTTCTTATACTGATAGCAGTAGCAGTGGGAGTGGTATGCTATCTTCGCAGGAAGAGGACCAAGGGCAACCTAGACCTTGACTGTGATCCCTCCCAGCTAGAGTTGGATGGAGTTAAAGCTGGCTTAGACAATGGGCCCCTGCCTCAAAAGCAGTTGCAACTTATGATCCCAGAACCTGCTGTTCAGAGTGGAAATCAGGAATATGAGGTTTTACTACTACAGGATCACTGTATGTCAAATAACAACATATCTTTACATAAGCCTTCCTGCTTTTGA